The Ornithinimicrobium faecis genome includes a window with the following:
- a CDS encoding class I SAM-dependent methyltransferase: MVEQSGWMRQVAEDPDHSSKYVDRFRRLAAEGMDLAGEARMIDAMIGRDSRVLDAGCGPGRTGGYLHRSGHTVVGVDVDPVLIAAAQEDHPGPTWLTHDLALLDLPTLGIPEPFDVVVSAGNVIAFLAPSTRQEVLRRLRQHTAADGRVVIGYGAGRGYPFDEFLADAESAGLVPDVLLSTWDLRPFTTDSDFLVAVLRPD; encoded by the coding sequence ATGGTCGAGCAGAGCGGGTGGATGCGTCAGGTCGCCGAGGATCCGGACCACTCCAGCAAGTATGTGGATCGGTTCCGTCGGCTGGCGGCCGAGGGGATGGATCTGGCTGGCGAGGCGCGGATGATCGACGCCATGATCGGCCGTGACTCCCGGGTCCTGGACGCTGGGTGCGGCCCGGGACGGACCGGGGGCTACCTGCACCGCTCGGGCCACACGGTGGTCGGGGTCGACGTCGACCCGGTGCTGATCGCCGCCGCCCAGGAGGACCACCCCGGCCCCACCTGGCTCACGCACGACCTGGCGCTGCTCGATCTGCCGACCCTCGGCATACCCGAGCCTTTTGACGTGGTCGTCAGCGCTGGCAACGTGATCGCTTTTCTGGCCCCGAGCACCCGCCAGGAGGTGTTGCGACGACTGCGTCAGCACACCGCCGCCGACGGGCGAGTGGTGATCGGCTATGGCGCCGGGCGCGGCTATCCATTCGATGAGTTCCTCGCTGATGCCGAGAGTGCCGGGCTGGTGCCGGATGTGTTGCTGTCCACGTGGGACCTGCGGCCCTTCACCACCGACTCCGACTTCCTCGTCGCTGTCCTGCGCCCGGACTGA
- a CDS encoding NAD(P)/FAD-dependent oxidoreductase, whose translation MDRLTPQVAVIGAGISGLTAAYALRATHDVTLFEADDRLGGHAHTHDVPTAGGGVVPIDSGFIVHNERTYPTLLRLFRELDVPTRQTEMSMSITCDGCGLSYAGGRGLPGIVGGLGLRGRDDARHAAALLPLLRQVPQFYRAASALLETPASTWDPTLREFLGRHLFSDHFVRHFVVPLVSCVWSAGDLDSAAYPARHLFRFLDHHGMLRVSGSPTWKTVVGGSRAYVDRLAARLPDVRRGCAVRAVTRHEDGVEVTTEDGRRTAYDQVVVATHADQALDLLADADPVEKEALAAYCYSVNHTLLHTDTSVLPAPRARASWNYRMSGCRQDAPGARVSYWMNRLHGLEPSVADHVVTLNAGTDIDPDRVVAEMAYAHPVFTRESVAAAAVLREAGGTHLAFAGAHLGWGFHEDGARSGLAAATRLGARW comes from the coding sequence ATGGACAGGCTGACGCCACAGGTGGCAGTCATTGGTGCCGGGATCTCGGGTCTGACGGCCGCCTATGCGTTGCGCGCGACGCACGACGTGACCCTGTTTGAGGCGGACGACCGGCTCGGCGGGCACGCTCACACCCACGACGTGCCGACCGCGGGCGGGGGCGTGGTCCCGATCGACAGCGGCTTCATCGTCCACAACGAGCGCACCTATCCCACACTGCTGCGACTGTTCCGTGAGCTCGACGTGCCGACCCGCCAGACCGAGATGTCCATGAGCATCACGTGCGACGGCTGCGGACTGTCCTACGCAGGCGGGCGGGGCCTCCCCGGAATCGTCGGCGGGTTGGGACTCCGGGGGCGCGACGACGCCCGGCACGCCGCGGCCCTGCTGCCGCTGCTGCGTCAGGTCCCGCAGTTCTATCGCGCGGCCTCGGCGCTGCTCGAGACGCCCGCGTCCACCTGGGACCCGACGCTGCGGGAGTTCCTGGGGCGACACCTGTTCAGCGACCACTTCGTGCGCCACTTCGTGGTGCCCCTGGTCAGCTGCGTGTGGTCGGCCGGTGATCTGGACTCAGCGGCCTATCCGGCTCGGCACCTGTTCCGGTTCCTGGACCACCACGGGATGCTGCGGGTCAGCGGCTCGCCGACCTGGAAGACGGTCGTGGGTGGTTCCCGCGCGTATGTCGACCGGCTGGCCGCCCGGTTGCCCGACGTGCGGCGGGGATGCGCCGTGCGCGCAGTGACGCGTCACGAGGATGGTGTCGAGGTGACCACCGAGGACGGGAGGCGCACGGCATACGACCAGGTCGTGGTCGCCACCCATGCCGACCAGGCACTGGACCTGCTCGCCGATGCCGATCCCGTCGAGAAGGAGGCGCTCGCGGCCTACTGCTACTCCGTCAACCACACCCTGCTCCACACCGACACCTCCGTGCTGCCCGCGCCCCGGGCCCGCGCCTCCTGGAACTACCGGATGAGCGGGTGCCGACAGGACGCTCCGGGCGCGCGGGTGAGCTACTGGATGAACCGTCTCCACGGCCTCGAGCCGTCGGTCGCGGACCACGTCGTGACCCTCAACGCCGGGACAGACATCGACCCCGACCGGGTCGTGGCCGAGATGGCCTATGCCCACCCGGTCTTCACGCGTGAGTCGGTCGCGGCCGCGGCAGTGCTGCGCGAGGCCGGGGGCACGCATCTGGCCTTCGCCGGTGCACACCTGGGCTGGGGCTTCCACGAGGACGGTGCGCGCTCGGGGCTCGCTGCCGCGACCCGGCTGGGTGCGCGGTGGTGA
- a CDS encoding ABC transporter permease, which yields MTTTQTPEVPQAPRAAQPREAIQTRSTSPLTVLADSWVIAKRNLIKIKRVPEILVFILISPIMFVLLFAYVFGGAINVGGGDPSQYREFLIGGIFAQTVVFGSTFTGAGLAEDMQKGIIDRFRSLPMSRAAVLIGRTASDVVYNVLTLIIMALTGLLVGWRIRNSVFDALAGFALLLVFAYAFSWVMAYVGLLVPSVEVINNASFIVIMPMTFISNAFVPLETFPTVLRVFAEWNPVSTVTQAARELFGNTTAAAVTSDAWSLQNPVLYTLIWTVLIVLIFAPLSIARYRRTSA from the coding sequence ATGACCACGACCCAGACCCCGGAGGTGCCGCAGGCTCCGCGGGCGGCCCAGCCCCGCGAGGCGATCCAGACCCGGTCGACATCGCCGCTCACCGTGCTGGCCGACAGCTGGGTGATCGCCAAGCGCAACCTGATCAAGATCAAGCGGGTCCCCGAGATCCTGGTTTTCATCCTGATCAGCCCGATCATGTTCGTGCTGCTGTTCGCCTATGTCTTTGGCGGTGCGATCAACGTCGGCGGCGGTGACCCGTCGCAATATCGCGAGTTCCTAATCGGTGGCATCTTCGCCCAGACCGTGGTCTTCGGCTCGACGTTCACCGGTGCCGGGCTGGCCGAGGACATGCAGAAGGGCATCATCGACCGGTTCCGGTCCCTGCCGATGTCGCGGGCGGCCGTGCTCATCGGACGGACCGCCTCGGACGTCGTCTACAACGTGCTGACGCTGATCATCATGGCGCTGACCGGTCTGTTGGTCGGCTGGCGGATCCGCAACTCGGTGTTCGACGCGCTCGCAGGGTTCGCGCTGCTGCTGGTCTTTGCCTATGCCTTCAGCTGGGTGATGGCCTATGTCGGCCTGCTGGTCCCGAGCGTCGAGGTGATCAACAACGCCTCGTTCATCGTGATCATGCCGATGACGTTCATCTCCAACGCGTTCGTGCCGCTGGAGACGTTCCCGACGGTGTTGCGCGTCTTCGCGGAGTGGAATCCCGTGTCGACGGTGACCCAGGCCGCGCGCGAGCTGTTTGGCAACACCACGGCAGCGGCGGTCACCTCCGACGCGTGGTCGCTGCAGAACCCGGTGCTCTACACCCTGATCTGGACGGTGCTGATCGTGCTGATCTTCGCGCCGCTGTCGATCGCGCGCTACCGGCGGACCTCCGCCTGA
- a CDS encoding DUF1365 domain-containing protein, whose protein sequence is MTAPARSAGAVRAGARQRVTPPALPALVVGRVSHRRRTPLHHAFEHRHYSWLVDLDDPPELPRLLRPLAVFRPEDHLDGGRRGGGIRGDLARFLGARDIVVEPGDRLLMLAHPRSLGHGFNPLTVHWCLTADDEVRAVVLEVHNTYGQRHAYLLRPDASGRAGIDKDFYVSPFNDTDGSYAVRVLLGEHVAVCVRLERGGQTVLTATLDGRARPATVSTVLRTTLSLPLMTHRVSALIRAHGLWLWLRRLPVRSRPDHEDLTR, encoded by the coding sequence GTGACCGCGCCGGCCAGGAGCGCGGGAGCCGTCCGCGCCGGAGCCCGCCAGCGGGTGACCCCGCCGGCCCTCCCGGCGCTCGTCGTCGGACGGGTGAGTCATCGCCGGCGCACGCCCCTGCACCATGCCTTTGAGCACCGGCACTATTCCTGGCTGGTCGATCTCGATGACCCGCCGGAGCTGCCGAGACTGCTCCGCCCGCTGGCGGTCTTCCGGCCCGAGGACCATCTCGACGGAGGCCGCCGCGGCGGTGGCATCCGCGGCGACCTGGCGCGCTTCCTGGGCGCGCGGGACATCGTGGTCGAGCCCGGTGACCGGCTCCTGATGCTGGCCCACCCGCGCAGCCTGGGGCACGGCTTCAACCCGTTGACCGTCCACTGGTGCCTCACGGCCGACGACGAGGTGCGCGCCGTCGTGCTCGAGGTGCACAACACCTACGGCCAGCGGCACGCCTATCTGCTGCGCCCCGATGCCTCCGGTCGCGCAGGCATCGACAAGGACTTCTATGTCTCCCCGTTCAACGACACCGACGGGTCGTATGCCGTGCGAGTGCTCCTGGGTGAGCACGTCGCCGTCTGTGTGCGGCTGGAGCGCGGGGGTCAGACGGTCCTGACCGCCACCCTCGACGGCCGGGCCCGCCCGGCCACCGTTTCCACCGTGCTCAGGACGACGCTGAGCCTGCCCCTGATGACCCACCGGGTCTCCGCGCTGATCCGGGCACACGGCCTCTGGCTGTGGCTGCGCCGGCTGCCAGTTCGATCTCGACCCGACCATGAGGACCTGACCCGATGA
- a CDS encoding SRPBCC family protein: protein MQIERRIETDREAARVFAYLSDFETSTEWDPGTVRTVRESGDGGVGTRYRNTSRFLGRTVEVTYTVVALDPSGHIELRGENSSLVAHDTITVTPDPRGGSTVVYRAQFDFHRGVRLLAPILAIALWQLGNRAARDMREALARL from the coding sequence ATGCAGATCGAGCGACGGATTGAAACTGACCGGGAGGCCGCCCGCGTCTTCGCCTACCTCAGCGACTTCGAGACCAGCACCGAATGGGACCCTGGCACTGTCCGCACCGTGCGTGAGAGCGGGGACGGCGGCGTGGGCACGCGCTATCGCAACACCAGCAGGTTCCTGGGCCGCACGGTCGAGGTCACCTACACCGTCGTCGCCCTCGACCCGTCCGGGCACATCGAGTTGCGCGGGGAGAACTCCTCCCTGGTGGCACACGACACCATCACCGTGACCCCCGACCCGCGCGGCGGCTCCACGGTGGTCTATCGGGCGCAGTTCGACTTCCACCGTGGCGTCCGACTCCTGGCACCGATCCTGGCGATCGCCCTGTGGCAACTCGGGAATCGGGCCGCACGCGACATGCGCGAGGCGCTCGCCCGACTGTGA
- a CDS encoding dodecin has translation MANHVYAISELVGSSPDGVEGAVNNALASAQESVRNLDWFEVTQIRGHLGEGGQVADWQVGIKLGFRVEK, from the coding sequence ATGGCCAATCACGTGTATGCCATCTCCGAGTTGGTCGGCAGCTCGCCCGACGGTGTGGAGGGCGCGGTCAACAACGCCCTCGCCTCCGCTCAGGAGAGTGTCCGCAACCTCGACTGGTTTGAGGTGACGCAGATCCGCGGACACCTGGGTGAGGGCGGGCAGGTCGCCGACTGGCAGGTCGGCATCAAGCTGGGCTTCCGGGTCGAGAAGTAG
- a CDS encoding endonuclease/exonuclease/phosphatase family protein translates to MTQASLKRITVAALATATLVSGVAFLPASAAPADPAVTAADRAGRPDMDVRFSTFNASLNRGAEGQLLTDLSTPDNEQAQVIAEIIQRNNPDVLLVNEFDYVADGAAAELFRDNYLAVGQNGASPVDYPYYFVAPSNTGIPSGHDLNNDGVVGGGDDAFGFGEFPGQYGMVVFSKFPIDTDAVRTFQNFRWQDMPGNLMPTDFYDEDEQAILRLSSKSHWDVPIQVERNRTVHFLVSHPTPPTFDGPEDRNGKRNHDEIRFWADYVGPKPASSYIYDDAGTGGGLAPGSRFVIAGDQNADPLDGDSVNGAINQLLEHPRINTSNAPTSEGAVEASELQGGINLEHLGDPALDTADFAEPPGNIRVDYVLPSKSLRIRDSGVFWPVSADPLSRLTGTYPFPSSDHRLVWVDVHLPHKG, encoded by the coding sequence ATGACTCAAGCGTCCCTGAAGAGGATCACCGTTGCCGCCCTGGCGACTGCCACACTGGTCTCCGGCGTGGCCTTCCTGCCCGCCTCCGCTGCCCCGGCCGACCCCGCCGTGACGGCGGCCGATCGCGCGGGAAGACCCGACATGGACGTGCGCTTCTCGACCTTCAACGCCTCGCTCAACCGCGGCGCCGAGGGCCAGCTGCTGACCGACCTGTCCACGCCGGACAACGAGCAGGCCCAGGTGATCGCCGAGATCATCCAGCGCAACAACCCAGATGTCCTGCTGGTCAACGAGTTCGACTATGTCGCGGACGGGGCGGCGGCCGAGCTGTTCCGTGACAACTACCTGGCGGTCGGGCAGAACGGCGCGAGCCCGGTCGACTACCCCTACTACTTCGTGGCACCGTCCAACACCGGCATCCCGTCGGGTCATGACCTCAACAATGACGGCGTGGTCGGCGGTGGTGATGACGCCTTCGGGTTCGGTGAGTTCCCGGGGCAATACGGCATGGTCGTCTTCTCCAAGTTCCCGATCGACACCGACGCCGTGCGCACCTTCCAGAACTTCCGGTGGCAGGACATGCCCGGCAACCTGATGCCGACCGACTTCTATGACGAGGACGAGCAGGCGATCCTGCGGCTGTCGAGCAAGTCGCACTGGGACGTGCCGATCCAGGTGGAGCGCAACCGGACCGTGCACTTCCTGGTGAGCCACCCGACGCCGCCCACCTTCGACGGCCCGGAGGACCGCAACGGCAAGCGCAACCACGACGAGATCCGGTTCTGGGCGGACTATGTCGGGCCGAAGCCGGCGTCCTCCTACATCTATGACGACGCAGGCACGGGCGGCGGCCTCGCTCCGGGCTCGCGCTTCGTGATCGCCGGCGACCAGAACGCCGACCCGCTGGACGGTGACTCCGTCAACGGCGCGATCAACCAGTTGCTCGAGCACCCGCGCATCAATACCTCCAACGCTCCGACCAGCGAGGGTGCCGTCGAGGCCAGCGAGTTGCAGGGTGGCATCAACCTTGAGCATCTGGGCGACCCGGCGCTCGACACGGCCGACTTCGCCGAGCCGCCGGGCAACATCCGGGTGGACTATGTGCTGCCCAGCAAGAGCCTGCGGATCCGCGACTCCGGGGTCTTCTGGCCGGTCTCTGCCGACCCGCTGTCGCGGCTGACCGGCACCTATCCGTTCCCCTCCAGCGACCACCGCCTGGTCTGGGTGGATGTGCATCTGCCGCACAAGGGCTGA
- a CDS encoding SAM-dependent methyltransferase: MTTTDLPRRLNLPGVEDPACLRRKRGGVCPRARVARVVLSVAARRAGVELLLPDGTPLGGGPATPGNPVIEILRQRDLLERVAHDPKVGVGEAYMAGDWRPASGTDLAAVMLPFAERIESLLPMWLQRLRFAVDRRPPRTDNSPAGARQHIEAHYDLSNDMFATFLDPSMSYSSARFERGRPLAEQDLHEAQLRKIDTVLDAAQVGHGTQVLEIGTGWGALAVRAAERGAHVVTVTLSREQADLARERVTRAGVADRVSIRLQDYREVTGRYDAVVSVEMVEAVGEDYWPAYFRAIEDRLAPDGVAAVQSILMSHRRLLASRRSYGWINKHVFPGGMIPSMEAIEAVTEAHTSLRVQTVERFGADYAETLRRWRERFLSEWRSIEGGGFDAVFRRRWEFYLAFCEAGFAGGAIDVGLIRLERS, encoded by the coding sequence ATGACGACAACCGACCTGCCACGACGACTGAATCTGCCAGGGGTCGAGGACCCGGCGTGCCTGCGGCGCAAGCGCGGTGGGGTCTGCCCTCGAGCACGGGTGGCAAGGGTCGTCCTGTCCGTGGCCGCCCGACGGGCCGGTGTGGAGTTGCTGCTGCCGGACGGCACGCCGCTGGGAGGCGGGCCAGCGACTCCCGGCAACCCGGTCATCGAGATCCTGCGCCAGCGAGACCTGCTCGAACGCGTCGCCCACGACCCGAAGGTGGGGGTGGGGGAGGCCTACATGGCCGGGGACTGGAGGCCGGCGTCGGGCACCGATCTGGCCGCCGTGATGCTCCCGTTCGCCGAGCGGATCGAGTCACTCCTGCCGATGTGGCTGCAGCGGCTCCGGTTTGCCGTCGACCGGCGCCCGCCGCGCACCGACAACAGCCCTGCCGGTGCCCGGCAGCACATTGAAGCGCACTACGACCTCTCGAACGACATGTTCGCCACGTTCCTCGACCCGTCCATGAGCTACAGCTCGGCGCGCTTCGAACGCGGACGGCCGCTGGCGGAGCAGGACCTCCACGAGGCTCAGCTGCGCAAGATCGACACAGTCCTTGACGCGGCACAGGTCGGTCACGGCACGCAGGTGTTGGAGATCGGCACGGGTTGGGGGGCGCTGGCAGTCCGTGCCGCTGAGCGAGGGGCACACGTCGTGACGGTGACGCTGTCGAGAGAGCAGGCGGATCTGGCGCGGGAGCGCGTGACCCGCGCTGGTGTGGCCGATCGGGTGAGCATCCGCCTCCAGGACTATCGGGAGGTCACCGGCCGCTATGACGCGGTGGTCTCCGTCGAGATGGTCGAGGCGGTCGGCGAGGACTACTGGCCTGCCTACTTCCGGGCCATCGAGGATCGGCTCGCTCCCGACGGGGTCGCGGCAGTGCAGTCGATCCTGATGAGCCACCGGCGGCTGCTCGCTAGTCGACGCTCCTACGGCTGGATCAACAAGCACGTCTTCCCTGGTGGCATGATCCCCTCTATGGAGGCCATCGAGGCGGTCACCGAGGCGCACACCAGCCTGCGCGTCCAGACTGTCGAGCGCTTCGGTGCTGACTATGCCGAGACCCTCCGCCGCTGGCGGGAGCGCTTCCTGTCCGAGTGGAGGTCCATTGAGGGCGGGGGTTTCGACGCGGTGTTCCGGCGACGCTGGGAGTTCTATCTGGCCTTCTGCGAGGCCGGTTTCGCCGGCGGGGCGATCGACGTCGGCCTGATCCGGTTGGAGCGGTCGTGA
- a CDS encoding ATP-binding cassette domain-containing protein has protein sequence MTDIIEARGLVKRYGAVTALDGLDLSVPEGTVLGLLGPNGAGKTTAVRILTTLLRADEGHATVAGVDVAKDPQGVRSRIGLSGQYAAVDEHLTGFENLDMVGRLYGLGRARSRSRARELLERFSLAEAGNRPSKTYSGGMRRRLDLAAALVAEPPVLVLDEPTTGLDVRARQEMWDVLRELVTGGSTLLLTTQYLEEADLLADDIIVIDQGRAIAHGTADQLKSQVGGERVELVVGDEADTRAAFAALAGVATSEVQRANGKRLSARVDTGQRALGEVLRALETAGVVVLDIGLRRPTLDDVFLELTGHVAQERDDESGQDRELVGSEEGSR, from the coding sequence ATGACAGACATTATTGAGGCCAGGGGACTGGTCAAGAGATACGGAGCGGTCACCGCTCTGGACGGGCTGGACCTGAGTGTGCCCGAGGGGACCGTCCTCGGCCTCCTGGGGCCCAACGGTGCCGGCAAGACCACGGCGGTCCGCATCCTGACGACGTTGCTGCGCGCCGATGAGGGCCACGCCACGGTGGCCGGCGTTGACGTGGCCAAGGACCCGCAGGGCGTGCGCTCGCGGATCGGCTTGTCGGGGCAATACGCAGCCGTCGACGAGCACCTGACGGGCTTCGAGAATCTCGACATGGTCGGTCGCCTCTATGGCCTGGGCCGCGCCCGGTCGCGCTCGCGCGCCCGGGAGTTGCTCGAGCGGTTCAGCCTGGCTGAGGCGGGCAACCGCCCGTCCAAGACCTATTCCGGCGGCATGCGACGGCGACTCGACCTGGCGGCAGCCCTCGTGGCTGAGCCGCCGGTGCTCGTTCTGGACGAGCCCACCACTGGCCTGGACGTGCGGGCACGACAGGAGATGTGGGATGTGTTGCGCGAGTTGGTGACCGGCGGCAGCACGCTGCTGCTGACCACCCAGTATCTCGAGGAGGCCGACCTGCTGGCCGACGACATCATCGTGATCGACCAGGGCCGGGCCATCGCCCACGGCACCGCCGACCAGCTGAAGAGTCAGGTCGGTGGGGAGCGCGTGGAGCTCGTGGTCGGCGATGAGGCCGACACGCGGGCGGCGTTTGCGGCCCTGGCCGGCGTGGCCACGAGCGAGGTGCAGCGCGCCAACGGCAAGCGACTCAGCGCCCGGGTGGACACCGGGCAGCGCGCCCTCGGCGAGGTGCTGCGTGCGCTCGAGACCGCCGGCGTCGTGGTGCTCGACATCGGACTGCGCCGGCCCACGCTGGACGACGTCTTCCTCGAGCTGACCGGCCACGTGGCACAGGAGCGCGACGACGAGAGCGGACAGGACCGCGAGCTGGTTGGCTCCGAGGAGGGATCTCGATGA
- a CDS encoding MMPL family transporter: protein MRALSGGLVKTVTGRRTAWIVALLGLLLGAGVIVGLGEADRAPHPTDTLPVGYESTRAVELQEQLPTEDTATAIIVFSAEEVDGALEDLEQVVAALDTGVEGPPAFVQPAEDGTAAISVVNVPAQTATEVADSVADLRTDLRESVPDGVEVQVTGPAAVRADLTEVFAGANTTLLAFTASVVAILLLITYRSPVLWLIPLTVVGLADRAAAILATQVLAGFGVPWDESTIGILSVLVFGAGTNYALLLISRYRDELRNHEDRHQAMAAALPRAAEAILASGATVVVGVLTLLLSVTPTTRGLGLASAVGIIVAAGFVLLMLPAALVLFGRWIFWPKVPHVGEEGQAGRRSAWRRVGDRVAARPLAFIGGTLTLLAAMAFGLTQLQLGLPASEQFTDQPEAIAGAERLAQSFPEGASDPTSVVTATEDEQTVEQLVADLETLDAVGSVSVGGQGDGVTQLSLVLTTGSEGDEARAALTDVRAVTGELPETYVGGTAAEAIDQLDSSARDRVVILPLILALVLLALAAILRSVLAPVILVASVIASFCAALGVSWWLFTAVLGFSGLDPIVPLYSFLFLVALGVDYNIFLITRTLEEARTVGTREGVLRALSATGGVITSAGILLAAVFAVLGVLPLVVLAQVGAVICIGVLLDTLLVRTVLVPAIVLTLGERFWWPRRVEPAAAHSSGASDSPVITAGNPVITGPGRHRD from the coding sequence ATGCGCGCACTCTCCGGCGGGCTCGTCAAGACTGTCACCGGCCGGCGCACCGCCTGGATCGTCGCGCTCCTCGGCCTGCTGCTCGGCGCAGGTGTCATCGTCGGGTTGGGCGAGGCGGATCGCGCCCCGCACCCGACCGACACCCTGCCGGTCGGCTATGAGTCCACGCGCGCGGTGGAGCTGCAGGAGCAGTTGCCCACCGAGGACACGGCGACCGCGATCATCGTCTTCAGTGCCGAGGAGGTGGACGGCGCCCTGGAGGACCTTGAGCAGGTCGTCGCTGCCCTGGACACCGGGGTCGAGGGGCCGCCCGCCTTCGTGCAGCCTGCGGAGGACGGCACAGCGGCGATCTCCGTCGTCAACGTGCCCGCGCAGACCGCGACCGAGGTCGCCGACTCTGTCGCGGACCTGCGCACCGACCTGCGGGAGTCCGTGCCCGACGGTGTCGAGGTCCAGGTCACGGGTCCGGCTGCAGTCCGCGCGGATCTCACCGAGGTCTTCGCCGGGGCCAACACGACCCTGTTGGCCTTCACCGCCTCCGTCGTCGCCATCCTCCTGCTCATCACCTATCGCAGCCCCGTCCTCTGGCTGATCCCCCTCACGGTGGTCGGCCTCGCGGACCGGGCCGCAGCCATCCTGGCGACCCAGGTGCTCGCCGGGTTCGGCGTCCCGTGGGACGAGTCGACGATCGGGATCCTGTCCGTGCTGGTCTTCGGCGCCGGCACCAACTATGCGCTCCTGCTGATCTCCCGCTATCGCGACGAGCTGCGCAACCACGAGGACCGCCACCAGGCCATGGCGGCCGCCCTCCCCCGGGCTGCCGAGGCGATCCTGGCCAGCGGAGCCACCGTCGTCGTCGGCGTGCTGACCCTGCTGCTGTCCGTCACGCCCACCACCCGCGGCCTCGGCCTGGCCAGCGCCGTCGGCATCATCGTGGCGGCGGGCTTCGTGCTGTTGATGCTGCCGGCGGCCCTCGTGCTGTTCGGGCGCTGGATCTTCTGGCCGAAGGTGCCACACGTCGGCGAGGAGGGGCAGGCCGGGCGACGGTCGGCCTGGCGCCGAGTGGGAGACCGCGTGGCGGCCCGCCCGCTGGCGTTCATTGGGGGCACCCTGACCCTCCTGGCCGCCATGGCCTTCGGTCTGACCCAGCTGCAGCTCGGCCTGCCTGCTTCGGAACAGTTCACCGACCAGCCCGAGGCGATCGCCGGGGCCGAGCGCCTGGCCCAGTCCTTCCCCGAGGGCGCCTCGGACCCCACGTCCGTCGTGACTGCCACCGAGGACGAGCAGACCGTCGAGCAACTCGTCGCCGATCTGGAGACCCTCGACGCAGTCGGCTCCGTGAGCGTCGGGGGCCAGGGCGACGGGGTGACCCAACTCAGCCTGGTGCTCACGACGGGCTCCGAGGGCGACGAGGCTCGGGCAGCTCTCACCGACGTCCGCGCCGTGACGGGTGAACTCCCCGAGACCTACGTCGGGGGCACCGCCGCTGAGGCGATCGACCAACTGGACTCCAGCGCGCGGGACCGGGTCGTGATCCTGCCGCTCATCCTGGCCCTGGTGCTGCTGGCCCTGGCGGCCATCCTGCGCTCCGTGCTGGCCCCCGTGATCCTTGTCGCCAGCGTCATCGCCAGCTTCTGCGCCGCCCTCGGGGTGTCGTGGTGGTTGTTCACCGCGGTCCTGGGCTTCAGCGGCCTGGACCCGATCGTGCCGCTCTACTCTTTCCTGTTCCTGGTGGCCCTCGGCGTGGACTACAACATCTTCCTCATCACCCGCACCCTGGAGGAAGCACGCACCGTCGGCACCCGCGAGGGCGTCCTGCGTGCCCTGTCCGCGACCGGCGGCGTCATCACCAGCGCTGGCATCCTGCTCGCGGCAGTCTTCGCCGTGCTGGGCGTGCTGCCGCTGGTCGTGCTGGCCCAGGTGGGCGCCGTGATCTGCATCGGCGTGCTGCTGGACACCCTGCTGGTCCGCACCGTCCTGGTCCCCGCCATCGTGCTCACCCTCGGCGAGCGCTTCTGGTGGCCGCGGCGGGTGGAACCGGCTGCCGCACACAGCTCGGGCGCCTCCGACAGCCCCGTGATCACCGCTGGCAACCCCGTGATCACCGGTCCCGGTCGGCACCGCGACTGA